The proteins below come from a single Eucalyptus grandis isolate ANBG69807.140 chromosome 3, ASM1654582v1, whole genome shotgun sequence genomic window:
- the LOC104436920 gene encoding peptidyl-tRNA hydrolase, mitochondrial isoform X1, whose translation MHSVIARRCFCTGAPRPWLFVGLGNPGDKYRGTRHNVGFEMIDAFAESQGIPMSTVHCKAMFGQGFVGDVPVFLAKPQTYMNLSGESAGPLAAYYKLPLNRVLVFHDDMDLPCGVLRLQPKGGHGSHNGLKSVIYHFRGNREFARLRIGIGRPPGQMDPKAFLLQKFNQTARERIDVALQEGADALKLVLSKGLTESTRCFNMEQKYKHIRLQTLPT comes from the exons ATGCATAGCGTGATTGCTAGACGTTGCTTTTGCACCGGGGCTCCGCGGCCTTGGCTGTTCGTCGGCTTGGGCAATCCCGGGGATAAGTACAGAGGAACCAGGCATAAT GTAGGGTTCGAAATGATCGATGCTTTTGCCGAATCACAAGGGATTCCAATGAGCACGGTCCACTGCAAAGCTATGTTCGGGCAAG GTTTTGTTGGTGATGTCCCTGTATTTCTTGCAAAGCCTCAGACTTACATGAATCTGAGTGGCGAGTCG GCTGGACCTTTGGCTGCTTATTATAAGCTGCCTCTTAATAGGGTGCTTGTG TTTCATGATGACATGGACTTGCCATGTGGGGTGCTTCGGCTTCAACCTAAAGGTGGTCATGGAAGTCACAATGG GCTGAAGAGTGTAATATATCATTTTCGAGGAAACAGAGAATTTGCTCGGCTGAGAATTG GTATTGGGAGGCCTCCTGGGCAGATGGATCCCAAAGCATTCTTGCTTCAAAAATTCAATCAGACAGCGAGGGAGCGG ATTGATGTCGCTTTGCAAGAGGGAGCTGATGCTCTGAAGCTTGTCTTGTCCAAAGGCTTGACAGAGAGTACAAGATGCTTCAATATGGAACAAAAGTACAAGCATATAAGATTGCAAACCCTGCCTACATAA
- the LOC104436917 gene encoding nuclear pore complex protein NUP1, with the protein MENDGEAAAAAVAAATATSHQAEPGRGAGGKMRRPPNRNPRATPYARPNSSKPQAVAVGGGGGGGWLSKLVDPAYRLISGGATRILPSLFSRSPAPASLPPLHDDDDDDDDDDDDDGSDDDGSDDDDSSDDDGDDKLKREIDQDVRGSNHEGNSDLGLSRSAKVENAVASDLPKRIVFDGYKEFKTTENKVTDPPKDGTFPEIEQLIRGKMFSSDEISRLTELLKSKSVDPPKMKERENNSEMNAVGEVEVRAIVPHIPSKTNGGVQGVLNRALWEVSTPLHHSNLRDEIGASPVDIARAYMGSRASEVGSILKSNLPEDPKALLRVDGCLQKPYSPSPLPKSSLCWPGSVVQDQYLTPQTQRGRHATPNFRRTPYSRPVHSMSKSMVRFRNDELQGDHGSIGPIRSSRQKFITGSAQKFSSFPSLVGSSQRETTDFRMPSFPAFNKNMGAGGTSSSSKPQSVENKSLNFEVGVSTVPTHSIQMARKILEHLDRSIPTPKDKAAELKQATLRKKSESSDVAYSMSSSGNLSYLSASVKYGKADETNQMNAALSNGGTGTPFFRVPAEENVNKTANAAKGHLSSFDEDICNAIPVPGVNDTASLDSGVADKFVSKRTDKDVSKELPRFSYSRGHMIPKKPASGSKAALPHISIDKPQVRAAVSSDNSAGFTFPISASPGMFPEPPTPSIMPPSFVDSLDQPKEDSAIPSYKFGLRRSSPALIFSFPSTSNASIPSDASDLKFNFGSDKKRISFSSVGKDAICF; encoded by the exons ATGGAGAAcgacggggaggcggcggcggcggcggtggcggcggcgacggcgacgtcGCATCAGGCGGAGCCCGGCAGGGGCGCCGGAGGAAAGATGAGGAGGCCTCCGAACCGCAACCCGCGGGCCACGCCCTACGCCCGCCCCAATTCGAGCAAACCTCAGGCCGTTGCCGTCGGCGGCGGGGGCGGTGGCGGCTGGTTGTCGAAGCTGGTGGATCCGGCGTACCGCCTGATCTCCGGCGGCGCCACCCGCATATTGCCCTCGCTTTTCTCGAGGTCGCCTGCCCCTGCTTCGCTCCCTCCTCTccatgacgacgacgacgacgacgacgacgacgacgacgacgacggcagcgacgacgacggcagcgacgacgacgacagcagcgacgacgacggcgacg ATAAGttgaagagagagattgatcaAGATGTTAGAGGGAGTAACCATGAAGGCAATTCAGAT CTGGGTTTATCAAGATCAGCCAAAGTAGAAAATGCTGTTGCGTCTGATCTACCAAAAAGAATTGTGTTTGATGGGTACAAAGAattcaaaacaacagaaaacaAAGTAACTGACCCTCCAAAAGATGGTACCTTTCCTGAAATTGAGCAGCTGATTAGAGGAAAAATGTTCTCCAG CGATGAAATTAGTCGTCTGACTGAGTTATTAAAATCAAAGTCTGTTGATCCACCAAAGATGAAGGAAAGGGAGAACAACTCTGAAATGAATGCTGTGGGTGAAGTTGAGGTCCGTGCAATTGTGCCTCACATTCCAAGCAAAACAAATGGGGGAGTGCAGGGAGTTTTGAACAGAGCTCTATGGGAAGTTTCAACGCCCCTTCATCATTCAAAT TTACGTGATGAAATCGGTGCTTCACCTGTCGACATTGCTAGAGCATACATGGGAAGTCGAGCATCAGAAGTTGGCTCTATTCTTAAAAGTAACCTGCCAGAAGATCCGAAAGCATTGCTTCGTGTGGATGGCTGTTTACAGAAACCTTATAGTCCATCGCCTCTACCCAAGTCATCTCTATGCTGGCCTGGTTCAGTAGTACAAGATCAGTATTTGACCCCACAGACTCAAAGAGGCAGACACGCGACTCCAAATTTCCGCAGAACCCCATATTCAAGACCTGTACATTCTATGTCCAAGTCTATG GTTAGATTCAGAAATGATGAATTGCAAGGTGACCATGGATCCATAGGACCCATTCGTAGTTCAAGGCAAAAGTTCATCACTGGAAGTGCCCAAAAATTTAGTAGTTTTCCTTCTTTAGTTGGTTCTTCCCAGAGGGAAACAACTGACTTCCGCATGCCTTCTTTTCCTGCCTTCAACAAGAATATGGGGGCTGGAGGAACAAGTAGCAGTTCAAAACCTCAATCAGTGGAAAACAAGTCACTAAATTTTGAGGTTGGTGTCTCAACTGTTCCCACACATTCTATTCAGATGGCTAGAAAGATACTGGAGCATCTTGATAGAAGCATTCCAACTCCCAAGGATAAGGCTGCAGAGTTGAAGCAAGCCACTTTGAGGAAAAAATCTGAGTCTTCTGATGTTGCTTATTCAATGTCGAGTAGCGGTAATTTATCATATCTGTCTGCTTCTGTTAAATATGGCAAAGCAGACGAGACTAACCAGATGAATGCCGCTCTTTCAAATGGAGGTACAGGAACTCCATTTTTTAGAGTTCCAGCGGAAGAGAATGTTAACAAAACTGCTAATGCTGCAAAAGGACACTTGTCCAGTTTTGAtgaagatatttgcaatgctatCCCGGTTCCTGGAGTTAATGACACTGCTTCACTAGACTCTGGTGTGGCTGACAAGTTTGTCTCCAAGAGGACAGATAAG GATGTCTCCAAGGAACTTCCAAGGTTTTCATACTCTCGTGGACATATGATACCAAAGAAACCGGCTTCAGGATCTAAAGCAGCTCTTCCGCATATTTCCATTGATAAGCCTCAAGTAAGGGCTGCGGTTTCTTCTGATAATAGCGCTGGGTTTACATTTCCCATTTCTGCTTCGCCTGGGATGTTTCCTGAGCCACCAACACCGTCCATCATGCCTCCCTCTTTTGTCGATAGTCTGGATCAACCAAAAGAGGATTCCGCCATTCCCTCTTACAAGTTCGGTCTGAGGAGGTCTTCACCTgcccttatcttttctttcccttcaacAAGCAATGCCTCAATTCCCAGTGACGCCTCAGATctgaaatttaattttggatCCGATAAGAAGAGGATTTCTTTTAGTTCAGTCGGAAAAGATGCCATTTGCTTTTAA
- the LOC104436792 gene encoding equilibrative nucleotide transporter 8, which yields MESLKGPGDDLQPLDTCKLAYIIHFLLGAGNLLPWNAFITAVDYFGHLYPAEHIERVFSVGYMSSSVLVLVVVVSLGGWSRKLSLRTRMNVGFSLFILSLMVAPIIDWTSGGGSATKRGGKVAYAVTVSSVVMCGLADGLIGGSLIGSAGKLPKQYMQAVFAGTASSGVLVSILRIITKASLPQNPQGLRTSAHFYFIVSTFILLLCLVCSNLLHKLPVARQHYTFHQDNLQYSRLKLWVVAEKIWLPAFGIVTIYLVTLSIFPGFIAEDLKSEVLHNWYPVLLITIYNVADLAGKSLTAIYVMKSLKKATWGCISRLLFYPLFYVFLHGPDWLKTEGPMATLTFMLGLTNGYLTSVLMILTPKTVPASEAEFAAIMMVVFLGIGLVGGSIVGWFWII from the exons ATGGAGAGCTTGAAGGGTCCTGGAGATGATCTTCAGCCACTAGACACCTGCAAGCTTGCTTATATCATCCATTTCTTGTTAGGTGCCGGGAATTTGCTTCCTTGGAATGCATTTATCACTGCCGTGGACTACTTCGGTCATCTCTATCCTGCCGAGCATATCGAGAGGGTCTTCTCAGTCGGGTACATGAGCTCGTCGGTGCTGGTTTTGGTCGTGGTGGTGAGCTTGGGCGGATGGAGCAGGAAGTTGAGCCTCAGGACGAGGATGAATGTGGGGTTTTCGTTGTTTATTCTATCTCTGATGGTGGCTCCAATCATAGATTGGACTTCAGGTGGTGGCAGTGCCacgaaaagaggaggaaaagtgGCGTATGCTGTCACAGTTTCATCAGTGGTCATGTGCGGATTAGCCGATGGGTTGATAGGAGGAAGCTTGATTGGATCCGCCGGGAAATTGCCAAAACAGTACATGCAGGCTGTGTTCGCCGGAACAGCTTCCTCAG GAGTTCTGGTTTCAATCCTGAGGATAATCACAAAAGCCTCTCTTCCACAGAATCCGCAAGGTCTCCGGACCAGCGCTCACTTCTATTTCATAGTGAGCACCTTCATTCTGCTCCTGTGCCTTGTGTGCTCCAACCTGCTGCACAAGTTGCCAGTCGCTCGCCAGCATTACACGTTTCATCAGGACAATCTCCAATACTCAAGGCTGAAGCTCTGGGTCGTAGCCGAGAAAATCTGGCTCCCTGCTTTCGGCATAGTCACGATATATCTAGTGACACTGTCCATTTTTCCTGGATTCATCGCAGAGGACTTGAAATCCGAGGTTCTCCACAATTGGTATCCTGTTTTGCTGATCACGATATACAATGTTGCTGATTTAGCAGGGAAGTCCCTGACTGCGATCTACGTCATGAAGAGCCTGAAGAAGGCGACATGGGGTTGCATCTCCAGGCTTCTATTCTATCCCCTCTTCTATGTTTTCCTCCACGGCCCCGACTGGTTGAAAACCGAAGGTCCGATGGCCACATTGACATTCATGCTCGGGTTAACAAATGGTTACCTCACGAGCGTCCTAATGATTCTGACGCCGAAGACGGTGCCAGCTTCGGAGGCAGAGTTTGCCGCGATCATGATGGTCGTGTTTCTGGGAATTGGGTTGGTCGGTGGTTCAATCGTTGGCTggttttggatcatttag
- the LOC104436920 gene encoding peptidyl-tRNA hydrolase, mitochondrial isoform X2 translates to MHSVIARRCFCTGAPRPWLFVGLGNPGDKYRGTRHNVGFEMIDAFAESQGIPMSTVHCKAMFGQGFVGDVPVFLAKPQTYMNLSGESFHDDMDLPCGVLRLQPKGGHGSHNGLKSVIYHFRGNREFARLRIGIGRPPGQMDPKAFLLQKFNQTARERIDVALQEGADALKLVLSKGLTESTRCFNMEQKYKHIRLQTLPT, encoded by the exons ATGCATAGCGTGATTGCTAGACGTTGCTTTTGCACCGGGGCTCCGCGGCCTTGGCTGTTCGTCGGCTTGGGCAATCCCGGGGATAAGTACAGAGGAACCAGGCATAAT GTAGGGTTCGAAATGATCGATGCTTTTGCCGAATCACAAGGGATTCCAATGAGCACGGTCCACTGCAAAGCTATGTTCGGGCAAG GTTTTGTTGGTGATGTCCCTGTATTTCTTGCAAAGCCTCAGACTTACATGAATCTGAGTGGCGAGTCG TTTCATGATGACATGGACTTGCCATGTGGGGTGCTTCGGCTTCAACCTAAAGGTGGTCATGGAAGTCACAATGG GCTGAAGAGTGTAATATATCATTTTCGAGGAAACAGAGAATTTGCTCGGCTGAGAATTG GTATTGGGAGGCCTCCTGGGCAGATGGATCCCAAAGCATTCTTGCTTCAAAAATTCAATCAGACAGCGAGGGAGCGG ATTGATGTCGCTTTGCAAGAGGGAGCTGATGCTCTGAAGCTTGTCTTGTCCAAAGGCTTGACAGAGAGTACAAGATGCTTCAATATGGAACAAAAGTACAAGCATATAAGATTGCAAACCCTGCCTACATAA